The Humulus lupulus chromosome 4, drHumLupu1.1, whole genome shotgun sequence genome has a window encoding:
- the LOC133829228 gene encoding WAT1-related protein At3g18200 gives MQNSVPAITFVMAAAVRLEKINIRRRDGLAKIVGTIASIGGASVITLYKGPPLLHQAENIHRNTLAEEIPRNTQNWTWGCIYLLGHCLSWAGWMVFQAPVLKKYPAKLSLTSFTCFFGLIQFMIIAAFVETDLEHWKIQSAEEVFTILYAGIVSSAVVIALQTWCIQKGGPVFVAVFQPLQTLLVAIMATLILKDQLYAGGIIGAALIMLGLYSVLWGKNREKKVETQKEALTEPLIDPESSEKDGENVSDIP, from the exons ATGCAAAACTCAGTTCCTGCAATCACTTTTGTTATGGCTGCAGCTGTAAG ACTCGAGAAAATTAATATCAGAAGGAGAGATGGTTTGGCCAAAATTGTAGGAACCATTGCAAGTATAGGAGGTGCCTCTGTTATAACTCTTTACAAAGGCCCTCCTCTTTTGCATCAGGCAGAAAATATACATAGAAATACCTTAGCAGAAGAGATTCCAAGAAACACACAGAACTGGACATGGGGTTGTATATACTTGCTTGGACATTGCTTATCATGGGCAGGTTGGATGGTCTTTCAG GCTCCTGTGCTTAAGAAGTATCCGGCGAAACTCTCGCTTACATCTTTCACATGCTTCTTCGGATTGATCCAGTTCATGATCATAGCAGCTTTTGTAGAAACAGACTTAGAGCATTGGAAAATTCAGTCAGCAGAAGAAGTGTTTACAATTTTATATGCT GGGATTGTATCTTCAGCTGTAGTTATAGCCCTTCAGACATGGTGTATCCAGAAAGGCGGCCCTGTATTTGTTGCTGTGTTCCAGCCTCTGCAGACCCTTCTAGTGGCTATTATGGCAACTCTAATTCTTAAGGATCAGTTATATGCTGGAGG GATTATTGGTGCAGCCCTCATCATGCTAGGTCTCTACTCAGTTCTTTGGGGTAAAAATAGAGAAAAGAAAGTGGAAACCCAAAAGGAAGCATTAACAGAGCCTCTTATTGATCCAGAAAGTAGTGAAAAAGATGGGGAAAATGTATCAGATATACCTTGA